The Calypte anna isolate BGI_N300 chromosome 20, bCalAnn1_v1.p, whole genome shotgun sequence genome includes a region encoding these proteins:
- the FKBP1A gene encoding peptidyl-prolyl cis-trans isomerase FKBP1A, with protein MGVHVETIAPGDGRTFPKRGQTCVVHYTGMLEDGKKFDSSRDRNKPFKFVMGKQEVIRGWEEGVAQMSVGQRAKMTISPDYAYGSTGHPGIIPPNATLIFDVELMKLE; from the exons atGGGCGTGCATGTGGAGACCATCGCCCCCGGCGACG GGCGGACGTTCCCCAAGCGCGGCCAGACCTGCGTGGTGCATTACACGG gtATGCTGGAGGATGGGAAGAAGTTTGATTCCTCCCGTGACAGGAACAAACCCTTCAAGTTCGTGATGGGCAAGCAGGAGGTGATCCGTGGCTGGGAGGAAGGAGTTGCTCAG ATGAGTGTTGGGCAACGGGCAAAGATGACCATCTCTCCAGATTATGCCTATGGCTCTACTGGCCACCCAGGGATCATCCCCCCAAACGCCACTCTAATTTTTGACGTGGAGCTCATGAAATTGGAATGA
- the SDCBP2 gene encoding syntenin-2 isoform X1: MCPTAAPQEGWLHPGRAAAAMATLYPSLEDMKGHQILQAQASAGVGTPPTTVATEKPKLIPGTAPPVLYPNLAELENYMGLALSSEEIQKNLNPEGSTALTPVGPLPGHFVAPLSGNNAGLRRAEIKPGVREIHLCKDERGKTGLQLKNVDQGIFVQLVKANSPAALVGLRFGDQVLQIDGKNCTGWSSDKAQRVLKKASPEKIVMVVRDRPFQRTVTLHKDSTGHIGVVVKKGKIVSLAKDSSAARNGLLTHHCICEVNGQNVIGMKDKQLMEVLAGAGNVVTLTIIPTVIYEHMVKRLSAGQVKSSMDHSIPDL, encoded by the exons ATGTGCCCGACTGCAGCTCCACAGGAGGGCTGGCTCCATCCTG gcagagcagcagcagccatggcaACGCTCTACCCTTCCTTGGAGGACATGAAGGGCCACCAAATCTTGCAG GCACAGGCATCTGCTGGGGTGGGGACCCCTCCCACGACGGTGGCCACCGAGAAGCCAAAGCTCATCCCAGGCACCG CACCGCCCGTGCTGTACCCCAACCTGGCTGAGCTGGAGAACTACATGGGGCTTGCTCTGTCCAGCGAGGAGATCCAGAAGAACCTGAACCCAGAAGGCAGCACC GCACTGACCCCCGTCGGGCCCCTCCCGGGACACTTTGTGGCCCCCCTGAGCGGGAACAACGCGGGGCTGCGGCGGGCAGAGATCAAACCTGGTGTGAGGGAGATTCATCTCTGCAAGGATGAGCGGGGCAAGACGGGGCTGCAGCTCAAAAATGTTGACCAg GGCATCTTCGTGCAGCTGGTGAAGGCCAactccccagcagcactggtggGGCTGCGCTTTGGTGACCAGGTCCTGCAGATCGATGGCAAGAACTGCACGGGCTGGAGCAGTGACAAGGCACAGCGGGTGCTGAAGAAGGCATCCCCGGAGAAGATTGTCATGGTGGTGAGGGACAG GCCCTTCCAGCGCACTGTCACCCTGCACAAGGACAGCACCGGGCACATTGGTGTCgtggtgaagaaggggaaaatcGTGTCCCTGGCCAAGGACAGCTCTGCCGCCCGCAATGGTCTCCTCACCCACCACTGCATCTGTGAGGTCAATGGCCAGAATGTCATCGGCATGAAG GATAAGCAGCTcatggaggtgctggcaggggctgggaaCGTGGTCACCCTGACCATCATCCCCACTGTCATCTACGAGCACATGGTCAAACG GCTCTCGGCGGGGCAGGTGAAGTCATCCATGGACCACTCCATCCCTGACCTGTGA
- the SDCBP2 gene encoding syntenin-2 isoform X2, translated as MATLYPSLEDMKGHQILQAQASAGVGTPPTTVATEKPKLIPGTAPPVLYPNLAELENYMGLALSSEEIQKNLNPEGSTALTPVGPLPGHFVAPLSGNNAGLRRAEIKPGVREIHLCKDERGKTGLQLKNVDQGIFVQLVKANSPAALVGLRFGDQVLQIDGKNCTGWSSDKAQRVLKKASPEKIVMVVRDRPFQRTVTLHKDSTGHIGVVVKKGKIVSLAKDSSAARNGLLTHHCICEVNGQNVIGMKDKQLMEVLAGAGNVVTLTIIPTVIYEHMVKRLSAGQVKSSMDHSIPDL; from the exons atggcaACGCTCTACCCTTCCTTGGAGGACATGAAGGGCCACCAAATCTTGCAG GCACAGGCATCTGCTGGGGTGGGGACCCCTCCCACGACGGTGGCCACCGAGAAGCCAAAGCTCATCCCAGGCACCG CACCGCCCGTGCTGTACCCCAACCTGGCTGAGCTGGAGAACTACATGGGGCTTGCTCTGTCCAGCGAGGAGATCCAGAAGAACCTGAACCCAGAAGGCAGCACC GCACTGACCCCCGTCGGGCCCCTCCCGGGACACTTTGTGGCCCCCCTGAGCGGGAACAACGCGGGGCTGCGGCGGGCAGAGATCAAACCTGGTGTGAGGGAGATTCATCTCTGCAAGGATGAGCGGGGCAAGACGGGGCTGCAGCTCAAAAATGTTGACCAg GGCATCTTCGTGCAGCTGGTGAAGGCCAactccccagcagcactggtggGGCTGCGCTTTGGTGACCAGGTCCTGCAGATCGATGGCAAGAACTGCACGGGCTGGAGCAGTGACAAGGCACAGCGGGTGCTGAAGAAGGCATCCCCGGAGAAGATTGTCATGGTGGTGAGGGACAG GCCCTTCCAGCGCACTGTCACCCTGCACAAGGACAGCACCGGGCACATTGGTGTCgtggtgaagaaggggaaaatcGTGTCCCTGGCCAAGGACAGCTCTGCCGCCCGCAATGGTCTCCTCACCCACCACTGCATCTGTGAGGTCAATGGCCAGAATGTCATCGGCATGAAG GATAAGCAGCTcatggaggtgctggcaggggctgggaaCGTGGTCACCCTGACCATCATCCCCACTGTCATCTACGAGCACATGGTCAAACG GCTCTCGGCGGGGCAGGTGAAGTCATCCATGGACCACTCCATCCCTGACCTGTGA
- the SNPH gene encoding syntaphilin: MSLPGSRRSSTGSRSRGFYGRSGFASFFKSSAPSATRPETQPLLPASRRPSPPGRDTYGTSSLSSSSNSGSYKGSDSSPTPRRSSKYNLCSDNHGIKPPTPEQYLTPLQQKEVCIRHLKARLKDTQERLQDRDAEIEDLKTQLSRMQEDWIEEECHRVEAQLALKEARKEIKQLKQVIDTVKNNLLEKDKGLQKYFVDINIQNKKLETLLHSMEVAQNGAQKEEGAGESAGGSPARSLTRSSTYTKLSDQGAGDRNVGGSQTISLDEGADSGFAGAEEAPGHTDPLEAGGEPGTRLPPSSTYEKLLGLRCGVEAGVQASCMQERAIQTDFVPCQPDLDAILEKVMKSQVCSLGSPTSAWVSEMEDVIPGPEFSNPTGATDLLAGEPHATTASAGAEAGATRNPAVRQPPSASPSVAIACVAEEEAMAPEAPGCEAAPSKSYWSRHFIVDLLAVVVPAVPTVAWLCRSQRRQDQPIYNISSLLRGCCTVALHSIRRIGCRPVASHGGSAQP, encoded by the exons ATGTCTCTGCCGGGGAGCAGACGCTCGTCCACCGGATCCCGAAG TCGCGGGTTTTATGGACGGAGTGGCTTTGCCTCCTTCTTTAAGTCTTCAGCGCCCTCAGCCACTCGGCCTGAGAcacagcctcttctccctgcCTCCAGGCGCCCCTCGCCCCCCGGGAGGGACACCTACGGCACCTCCTcgctgagcagcagcagcaattcgGGCTCCTACAAGGGCAGCGACAGCAGCCCCACCCCAAG GCGCTCGTCCAAGTACAACCTCTGCAGTGACAACCATGGGATAAAGCCACCCACACCCGAGCAGTACCTGACACCCCTGCAGCAGAAGGAGGTTTGCATCCGGCACCTCAAGGCTCGCCTGAAGGACACgcaggagaggctgcaggacag GGATGCTGAGATCGAGGACCTGAAGACTCAACTGTCTCGGATGCAGGAGGACTGGATCGAGGAGGAATGTCACCGTGTGGAAGCCCAGCTGGCGCTGAAGGAAGCCCGCAAGGAGATCAAGCAGCTGAAGCAGGTCATCGACACGGTGAAGAACAACCTGCTGGAGAAGGACAAAGGGCTCCAGAAGTATTTCGTGGACATCAACATCCAGAACAAGAAGCTGGAGACGCTGCTGCACAGCATGGAGGTGGCGCAGAACGGGGcacagaaggaggagggggctggcGAGTCGGCTGGGGGGTCTCCAGCCCGGTCCCTCACCCGCAGCTCCACCTACACCAAGCTGAGCGACCAGGGCGCCGGGGACCGCAACGTGGGGGGCTCGCAGACCATCTCGCTGGACGAGGGGGCTGACAGCGGCTTCGCGGGGGCGGAGGAGGCTCCCGGCCACACGGACCCACTGGAGGCGGGGGGGGAGCCCGGCACCCGCCTGCCCCCCAGTTCCACCTACGagaagctgctggggctgcGGTGCGGCGTGGAGGCGGGGGTGCAGGCGAGCTGCATGCAGGAACGCGCCATCCAGACGGACTTCGTGCCCTGCCAGCCCGACCTGGACGCCATCCTGGAGAAGGTGATGAAGTCCCAGGTTTGCAGCCTGGGCAGCCCCACCTCCGCCTGGGTCTCGGAAATGGAAGACGTCATCCCCGGCCCCGAGTTCTCCAACCCCACCGGGGCCACGGACCTGCTGGCCGGCGAGCCCCACGCCACGACGGCGAGCGCCGGGGCCGAGGCGGGGGCCACCCGCAACCCCGCGGTGCGGCAGCCGCCCAGCGCCAGCCCCTCGGTGGCCATCGCCTGCGTGGCGGAGGAGGAGGCGATGGCTCCGGAGGCCCCGGGCTGCGAGGCCGCCCCTTCTAAGAGCTACTGGAGCCGCCATTTCATCGTGGATCTGCTGGCCGTGGTGGTGCCGGCCGTGCCCACGGTGGCCTGGCTGTGCCGCTCGCAGCGCCGGCAGGACCAGCCCATCTACAACATCAGCTCCCTGCTGCGGGGCTGCTGCACCGTCGCCCTCCACTCCATCCGCAGGATCGGCTGTCGCCCCGTCGCCAGCCACGGGGGCAGCGCTCAGCCCtga